In one Stenotrophomonas maltophilia genomic region, the following are encoded:
- a CDS encoding MerC family mercury resistance protein, with translation MDHIPTVPARGLPQPPASARWHPRFDLAGAGLSLACAAHCIALPLLLAFVPAAMMALRSFQHPGHALMTTLLLMSRWEWAFALLASLLALASTAAGLRRHRHWLPMRLALAGAGLLLSASLYPPLKESLLWHGMATACGGGLLAMAHLCNRRALRACARARR, from the coding sequence ATGGACCACATCCCCACCGTTCCTGCAAGGGGTCTGCCACAGCCGCCAGCATCGGCACGCTGGCATCCCCGTTTCGATCTGGCCGGCGCAGGGCTGTCATTGGCCTGCGCAGCGCACTGCATCGCGCTGCCGCTGCTGCTGGCCTTCGTCCCGGCGGCCATGATGGCGTTGCGCTCGTTCCAGCACCCCGGCCATGCCCTGATGACCACCCTGCTGCTGATGTCACGCTGGGAGTGGGCGTTCGCGTTGCTCGCCTCGCTGCTGGCGCTGGCCAGCACCGCTGCGGGCCTGCGCCGGCACCGCCACTGGCTGCCGATGCGACTGGCCCTGGCTGGGGCTGGCCTGCTGTTGTCCGCATCGCTGTATCCACCGCTGAAGGAATCGCTGCTCTGGCACGGCATGGCCACCGCCTGCGGCGGTGGGCTGCTGGCGATGGCCCACCTGTGCAACCGCCGCGCCCTGCGTGCCTGCGCACGCGCGCGCCGATGA
- a CDS encoding heavy metal response regulator transcription factor gives MKLLIVEDEPKTGNYLRQGLIEAGYVVDLACDGVDGLHLAAGGEYQLVILDVMLPGLDGWNVLSRLRDAGWQVPVLFLSARSSIADRVQGLELGADDYLAKPFAFAELLARVRTLLRRGQGQSQPDRIVVADLVVDTLRRRVERGGQRITLSPKEYALLELLARRRGEVLPRSLIASQVWDMNFDSDTNVIDVAIRRLRAKIDDGFAEKLVVTVRGMGYVLEAPEVEAAQPQ, from the coding sequence ATGAAGCTGCTGATCGTCGAAGACGAGCCCAAGACCGGCAATTACCTGCGACAGGGCCTGATCGAAGCGGGCTACGTGGTCGATCTCGCCTGCGACGGCGTGGACGGCCTGCATCTGGCGGCAGGCGGCGAGTACCAGCTGGTCATCCTCGATGTGATGCTGCCCGGTCTCGATGGCTGGAACGTCCTGTCGCGCCTGCGCGATGCGGGGTGGCAGGTGCCGGTGCTGTTCCTGTCGGCGCGCAGCAGCATTGCCGACCGCGTGCAGGGGCTGGAACTGGGTGCCGATGATTACCTGGCCAAACCTTTCGCCTTCGCCGAGCTGCTGGCACGCGTGCGTACCCTGCTGCGACGCGGCCAGGGCCAGTCTCAGCCTGACCGCATCGTCGTCGCCGATCTGGTGGTGGATACGCTTCGCCGGCGCGTGGAGCGCGGTGGCCAGCGCATCACACTGAGCCCGAAGGAATACGCGCTGCTGGAGCTGCTGGCACGACGGCGCGGCGAGGTCCTGCCACGCTCGTTGATCGCCTCGCAGGTGTGGGACATGAATTTCGACAGCGACACCAATGTCATCGATGTGGCGATACGCCGCCTGCGCGCCAAGATCGACGATGGCTTCGCCGAAAAGCTGGTGGTCACTGTGCGCGGGATGGGCTACGTGCTGGAGGCACCCGAGGTCGAAGCAGCGCAACCGCAATGA
- the fdhD gene encoding formate dehydrogenase accessory sulfurtransferase FdhD produces the protein MADSPPPPSPPAGTAQRTLQRWREGGLQVQAQADVVAEEVPVALHYNGTVFAVMMATPCDLEDFALGFSLSEGLITTPTQLLSIDVAPQLEGIELRMTVAAEAPGAGLDPADGRLLPGRGGCGLCGTRQLEDVLRPLPPVRERRTYAPAALQRALATLSQHQPMNAASGSTHAAAWADANGRIGWVREDVGRHNALDKLIGALHHNEHAIDGGLLLISSRASYEMVSKAVRAGTSVLAAVSAPTALAIDLARSAGLCLVGFARGSGFNVYTHPERLRPEDMPTA, from the coding sequence ATGGCTGACTCGCCCCCGCCGCCCTCTCCGCCTGCCGGCACCGCGCAGCGCACGTTGCAGCGCTGGCGCGAGGGCGGGCTGCAGGTGCAGGCGCAGGCCGACGTGGTCGCCGAAGAGGTGCCGGTAGCGCTGCACTACAACGGCACCGTGTTCGCCGTGATGATGGCCACGCCCTGTGACCTGGAGGACTTTGCGCTCGGTTTCTCGCTCAGCGAGGGCTTGATCACCACGCCGACGCAGCTGCTCTCGATCGATGTGGCGCCGCAGCTGGAAGGCATCGAACTGCGGATGACGGTTGCCGCCGAGGCACCGGGCGCCGGTCTGGATCCGGCCGATGGCCGCCTGCTGCCCGGCCGTGGCGGCTGCGGCCTGTGCGGAACACGGCAGCTCGAGGATGTGCTGCGGCCCCTGCCCCCGGTACGCGAACGACGGACCTACGCGCCGGCGGCCCTGCAGCGGGCACTGGCCACGCTGTCGCAGCACCAGCCGATGAATGCGGCCAGCGGCTCCACCCACGCGGCCGCCTGGGCCGACGCCAACGGGCGCATCGGCTGGGTGCGCGAGGACGTGGGCCGCCACAATGCACTGGACAAGCTGATCGGCGCCCTGCATCACAACGAGCACGCCATCGACGGTGGACTGCTGCTGATTTCCAGCCGGGCCAGCTACGAGATGGTCAGCAAAGCAGTGCGCGCCGGTACCAGCGTACTGGCCGCCGTGTCCGCGCCAACGGCGTTGGCGATCGATCTGGCGCGCAGCGCAGGGCTGTGCCTGGTCGGCTTCGCCCGCGGCAGTGGATTCAATGTGTACACCCATCCAGAGCGGTTGCGGCCGGAAGACATGCCAACGGCATGA
- a CDS encoding DUF3299 domain-containing protein: MRRDCLAWLAGCALLAGCARVPDGAGQHPAPLPAAAPSPSARPIDRWDALMPDEDRFQRPPPQIGLSRDGMAGVGGLIDDSGAGTPPGQAIDHSRPERARQFGSSRVVASVDGRAVDLDGYVVPLGTTDDGRVDEVLFVPFYGACIHVPPPPPNQMIHVTLATPITLGALWDPYRLAGRVQVKRFDADIASASYDVAAATLTPIHN; encoded by the coding sequence ATGCGCCGTGATTGCCTTGCATGGCTCGCCGGATGCGCGCTGCTGGCCGGATGCGCCCGCGTGCCCGACGGTGCCGGACAGCACCCTGCACCGTTGCCGGCGGCGGCGCCGTCTCCGTCGGCACGCCCGATCGACCGCTGGGACGCCCTGATGCCGGACGAGGACCGTTTCCAGCGACCGCCGCCGCAGATCGGCCTGTCACGCGACGGCATGGCCGGCGTCGGTGGCCTGATTGACGACAGCGGCGCCGGCACGCCGCCCGGTCAGGCGATCGACCACTCCCGTCCGGAGCGCGCCCGGCAGTTCGGCTCTTCGCGCGTGGTGGCATCGGTGGATGGACGTGCGGTGGACCTGGACGGTTACGTCGTGCCCCTGGGCACCACCGACGATGGACGCGTGGACGAGGTGCTGTTCGTCCCGTTCTATGGTGCCTGCATCCATGTACCCCCACCACCGCCGAACCAGATGATCCACGTGACGTTGGCCACGCCGATCACGCTGGGTGCGCTGTGGGACCCCTATCGACTCGCCGGGCGGGTGCAGGTCAAGCGCTTCGACGCCGACATCGCCAGCGCTTCCTACGATGTGGCGGCCGCCACACTGACGCCGATCCACAACTGA
- the copC gene encoding copper homeostasis periplasmic binding protein CopC has translation MSSSLRRSAALLLLLPGVAAAPLALAHPSLVKATPAADASVAPANRIELTFSERVMPRATRIELSMAHGRTLMAMPALSQQVSDDGHRLVVSFAKPLPAGDYRLQWRAVGQDSHPVTGDYRFSVK, from the coding sequence ATGTCGTCTTCGCTCCGCCGCTCCGCCGCTCTGCTCCTGCTGCTGCCGGGCGTCGCCGCCGCTCCGCTGGCCCTTGCACACCCCAGCCTGGTGAAGGCAACGCCCGCCGCCGATGCCAGCGTCGCGCCTGCCAACCGCATCGAGCTGACCTTCAGCGAGCGGGTGATGCCGCGCGCCACCCGCATCGAACTGAGCATGGCCCATGGCCGCACCCTGATGGCGATGCCTGCCCTTTCCCAGCAGGTGTCGGACGATGGTCACCGGCTGGTCGTGAGTTTCGCCAAGCCGCTGCCTGCCGGAGACTATCGCCTGCAGTGGCGCGCCGTCGGCCAGGACAGCCACCCCGTCACCGGCGACTATCGTTTCAGCGTGAAGTAA
- a CDS encoding heavy metal sensor histidine kinase: MSLRRSIAVRLTVLFATVGTLVLAALGVAIYLSARHDLVAQDFAELENKAALIADLAGSGTSDERAQRLGDALRHHPDIAFHIVDEQGGVLFSTAPEALRAHARTQPADTEPRRHDWTLADGSRLHALNLRQTLADGSRLATLLAIDDARHADFLQRFRHLLAVALVTAAVASSLLGGYVVRQTLRPLRTLADEARHITAGRLQRRLTAEHVPVELEQLAQSLNGMLARLQQDFERLSGFSGDLAHELRTPITNMLTQVQVVLAHPRSNESYRETLLSCAEELQRLAQTVGDLLYLAQAEAPGALPSREGVALDAMVDALLEFYDLLAEERQLTLRREGSAEANGNRLMLHRAVANLLSNALQHATPGTEIVVRLDGTGPTSRIAVHNLGPPIPMQALPRLFDRFFRGERGRHEGAGLGLAITRAIVQAHGGSVSVVSDASGTVFELALPGASGPAQTRRQSSR, from the coding sequence ATGAGCCTGCGACGCTCCATTGCCGTCCGCCTCACCGTGCTGTTCGCCACGGTCGGTACGCTGGTGCTTGCTGCACTGGGCGTGGCGATCTATCTGAGCGCGCGCCATGATCTGGTCGCACAGGATTTCGCCGAACTGGAGAACAAGGCCGCGTTGATCGCCGACCTCGCCGGCAGCGGCACGTCCGATGAGCGCGCCCAGCGCCTGGGCGATGCGCTGCGCCACCATCCCGATATCGCCTTCCACATCGTCGATGAGCAGGGCGGCGTGCTCTTCTCCACCGCGCCGGAGGCCTTGCGCGCGCATGCGCGGACCCAACCCGCCGACACTGAACCGCGCCGCCATGACTGGACGCTGGCCGACGGAAGCCGCCTGCACGCCCTCAATCTGCGGCAGACGCTGGCCGATGGCAGCCGCCTGGCCACCCTGCTGGCGATCGACGATGCGCGCCATGCCGACTTCCTGCAGCGCTTCCGCCACCTGCTGGCCGTCGCTCTGGTCACTGCTGCCGTGGCCAGCAGCCTGCTGGGGGGCTACGTCGTGCGGCAGACGCTGCGCCCACTGCGCACGCTGGCCGACGAGGCCCGCCATATCACCGCCGGACGACTGCAGCGCCGGCTCACGGCCGAGCACGTGCCCGTCGAACTGGAACAGCTGGCGCAGAGCCTGAACGGGATGCTGGCGCGGCTGCAACAGGACTTCGAGCGCCTCAGCGGGTTCTCCGGAGACCTCGCCCACGAACTGCGTACGCCGATCACCAACATGCTGACCCAGGTGCAGGTGGTGCTCGCGCACCCCCGCAGCAACGAGTCCTATCGCGAGACGCTGCTCTCCTGCGCGGAAGAGCTGCAACGGCTGGCACAGACCGTGGGCGATCTGCTCTATCTGGCCCAGGCCGAAGCACCCGGCGCCCTGCCCTCGCGCGAGGGGGTGGCGCTGGATGCGATGGTCGATGCGCTGCTGGAGTTCTACGATCTGCTGGCCGAGGAGCGCCAGCTCACGCTGCGGCGGGAAGGCAGCGCAGAGGCCAACGGCAACCGCCTGATGCTGCACCGGGCGGTCGCCAACCTGCTTTCCAACGCCCTGCAGCACGCCACGCCGGGTACGGAGATCGTGGTGCGGCTGGACGGCACCGGGCCCACGAGCCGGATTGCTGTCCACAACCTCGGTCCGCCGATTCCCATGCAGGCACTGCCCCGCTTGTTCGACCGGTTCTTCCGCGGCGAGCGCGGCCGGCACGAGGGCGCCGGGCTGGGATTGGCGATCACCCGCGCCATCGTGCAGGC
- a CDS encoding ABC transporter permease: MLELAWASLRSRALSVALTVLVIALSVVLLLGVERVRTQAHEGFASTVSGTDLIVGARSGPVNLLLYSVFHIGDPTNNVSWQSYQALSALPQVKWSVPLSLGDSWRGYRVVGTSGGYFEHYRYGAGHELVFAQGGPFSDLYDAVIGAEVAQAQNITPGDPIVLAHGTGAVPLATHADKPFRVVGILQRTGTPVDASVLVSLPAIEAIHIDWRSGVQLPGQHVSAEQARRLDLTPTSITAFMLGLNTRIATFSVQRTINDYPEEAMLAILPGVTLQQLWQSLGTAERALRLISAMVVLLGMVSLVALLVSTLQERRREMAVLRAVGARPRYIAGLLVVEAVATSALACGLALAALVLASAVGRSWALAQYGLSITHVWPDARELGWVAGLLLVSAVAGLVPAALAYRRTLADGLASPG, from the coding sequence ATGCTTGAACTTGCCTGGGCCAGCCTGCGCAGCCGCGCGCTCAGTGTTGCCCTCACGGTGCTGGTGATCGCCCTCAGCGTGGTTCTGCTGCTGGGCGTGGAGCGGGTCCGCACGCAGGCGCATGAAGGTTTTGCCAGCACCGTGTCCGGAACCGATCTGATCGTGGGTGCGCGCTCCGGACCGGTGAACCTGCTGCTCTATTCGGTGTTCCATATCGGCGATCCGACCAACAATGTCTCCTGGCAGTCCTATCAGGCGCTGTCGGCGCTGCCGCAGGTGAAGTGGTCGGTGCCGCTCTCGCTGGGCGATTCCTGGCGGGGCTACCGCGTGGTCGGCACCAGCGGCGGCTACTTCGAGCATTACCGCTACGGTGCCGGTCATGAACTGGTCTTCGCACAGGGCGGGCCCTTCTCGGACCTGTACGATGCGGTGATCGGCGCGGAGGTGGCGCAGGCGCAGAACATCACGCCGGGCGACCCGATCGTGCTGGCGCATGGCACCGGGGCGGTGCCCCTGGCCACGCATGCCGACAAGCCGTTCCGCGTGGTGGGGATCCTGCAGCGCACCGGAACACCGGTGGATGCGTCGGTGCTGGTATCGCTGCCGGCGATCGAAGCCATCCACATCGACTGGCGCTCCGGCGTGCAGCTGCCCGGCCAGCATGTCAGCGCGGAGCAGGCGCGGCGGCTTGATCTGACCCCGACCAGCATCACCGCCTTCATGCTTGGCCTGAATACCCGCATCGCGACGTTCTCCGTGCAGCGCACGATCAACGACTATCCGGAGGAGGCGATGCTGGCGATCCTGCCGGGCGTCACCCTGCAGCAGTTGTGGCAGTCGTTGGGCACGGCCGAGCGGGCACTGCGGTTGATCAGCGCGATGGTGGTGCTGCTGGGAATGGTCTCGCTGGTGGCGCTGCTGGTATCAACCCTGCAGGAACGGCGCCGCGAGATGGCGGTGCTGCGCGCGGTCGGCGCGCGCCCGCGCTACATCGCCGGCCTGCTGGTGGTGGAGGCGGTGGCGACCAGCGCGCTGGCGTGCGGGCTGGCACTGGCGGCGCTGGTGCTGGCCAGTGCCGTGGGACGCAGCTGGGCGCTGGCGCAGTATGGCCTGTCGATCACCCACGTCTGGCCGGATGCGCGCGAGCTGGGCTGGGTGGCGGGCCTGCTGCTGGTCAGCGCCGTGGCGGGCCTGGTGCCGGCCGCGCTGGCCTACCGGCGCACGCTCGCCGACGGTCTGGCGTCGCCGGGATGA
- the copD gene encoding copper homeostasis membrane protein CopD, whose amino-acid sequence MIELSPYALRLALYLALMLLFGRMLFIRPAPARRIFLPLAVIALAVVLLDAAVRVTGVLGLPLAAVDQATVAWFTTATPVGEAALVRALALLAMLPLLAASAKVAGARRVILLPLSAVALASLAWNGHAAAGDGIRGALRLAAGTVHLLAAGAWVGAIAAVLHLALRTQGPSLRERTHELWQVAHGFALPGTVIVALLAMTGTYTYVDLQGSLQTLFNTAHGRWLLFKLALVAGMLGLAALHRWRLVPALATAIRGGWQFRPLRSLRHSLTFEAALGLLVLACVAVLGTLDPLA is encoded by the coding sequence GTGATCGAACTGTCTCCCTATGCCCTGCGGCTGGCGTTGTACCTGGCCTTGATGCTGCTGTTCGGCAGGATGCTGTTCATCCGCCCTGCGCCTGCGCGTCGCATCTTCCTGCCACTGGCCGTGATCGCGCTGGCAGTCGTGCTGCTGGACGCGGCGGTGCGGGTGACAGGCGTGCTGGGGCTTCCGCTTGCCGCGGTCGATCAAGCGACCGTCGCATGGTTCACCACCGCCACACCGGTCGGCGAAGCGGCACTGGTGCGTGCGCTGGCGCTGCTGGCAATGCTGCCGCTGCTTGCCGCAAGCGCGAAAGTGGCCGGGGCACGCCGTGTCATCCTGCTGCCGCTCTCGGCGGTCGCCCTGGCAAGCCTGGCCTGGAACGGCCACGCCGCCGCCGGCGACGGCATCCGCGGTGCGCTGCGCCTGGCGGCCGGGACCGTCCACCTGCTCGCCGCAGGCGCATGGGTCGGCGCGATCGCCGCGGTGCTGCATCTGGCCCTGCGCACCCAGGGCCCTTCCCTGCGTGAACGCACCCATGAACTCTGGCAGGTGGCGCATGGTTTCGCCCTGCCCGGTACGGTAATCGTGGCCCTGCTGGCGATGACCGGCACCTATACCTACGTGGATCTGCAGGGCTCGCTGCAGACCCTGTTCAACACCGCGCACGGGCGCTGGCTGCTGTTCAAGCTGGCCCTGGTCGCGGGCATGCTCGGCCTGGCCGCGCTGCACCGCTGGCGGCTGGTGCCGGCACTCGCCACCGCCATCCGTGGCGGCTGGCAGTTCCGCCCGCTGCGCTCGCTGCGTCACAGCCTCACCTTCGAGGCCGCACTCGGGCTGCTGGTACTGGCCTGCGTGGCCGTGCTCGGCACGCTGGACCCACTGGCATGA
- a CDS encoding DUF3299 domain-containing protein, translating into MRRLGGLPVLLMLVACERPVDTGVQALPPPVADQDAATVEEQELDWLQMMPADELAALERGEGPEVEHNGSRRMPQFGTFRTVDAVLQRPVRLPGYVVPLASTAEGRLSEFLFVPYYGACIHVPPPPPNQIVHVVLDRAIEMPDMYAPFFLAGNLHAERLEDELAGSAYSMRDARLKPYAP; encoded by the coding sequence ATGCGCCGGCTGGGTGGCTTGCCAGTGTTGCTGATGCTGGTTGCCTGCGAGCGGCCGGTCGACACCGGCGTGCAGGCGCTGCCGCCACCGGTGGCGGATCAGGACGCAGCGACCGTGGAAGAGCAGGAGCTGGACTGGCTGCAGATGATGCCCGCCGACGAGCTGGCGGCGCTGGAACGTGGCGAAGGCCCTGAGGTGGAACACAACGGCAGCCGACGCATGCCGCAGTTCGGCACGTTCCGCACCGTCGACGCCGTGCTGCAGCGCCCGGTGCGCCTGCCGGGCTACGTGGTGCCGCTGGCCAGCACTGCGGAAGGACGGCTCAGTGAATTCCTGTTCGTCCCGTATTACGGCGCCTGCATCCATGTGCCACCACCGCCGCCGAACCAGATCGTGCACGTGGTACTGGACCGGGCAATCGAGATGCCTGACATGTACGCTCCGTTCTTCCTGGCCGGAAACCTGCACGCCGAGCGCCTGGAGGATGAGCTGGCAGGCTCTGCCTACAGCATGCGCGATGCACGGCTGAAACCCTATGCGCCGTGA
- a CDS encoding ZrgA family zinc uptake protein, whose amino-acid sequence MKLPATFLLLLSAASAHAHEVRQQGAHVHGQATVDVALERGTLDLAMQAPGIGLLDFERPPATPQERAALARAKALLKEGAWVTLPTAAQCRLAASSVAADGFAADPMRDAGHHGHAGFSAGLRFQCAHPSALRVLVVRLPVLFPGLHEVIVNSTTPAGQARHVLTAETLRVVLAP is encoded by the coding sequence ATGAAGCTTCCCGCCACGTTTCTGCTGCTGCTTTCTGCGGCGTCCGCCCACGCCCATGAGGTGCGCCAGCAGGGCGCGCATGTGCATGGCCAGGCCACGGTCGATGTGGCGCTCGAACGGGGAACACTGGACCTGGCAATGCAGGCCCCCGGTATCGGCCTGCTCGATTTCGAGCGACCGCCCGCCACCCCGCAGGAGCGCGCCGCGCTCGCACGTGCGAAGGCATTGCTGAAGGAAGGCGCATGGGTCACCCTGCCGACTGCGGCCCAGTGCCGCCTTGCCGCCAGCAGCGTGGCCGCCGACGGATTCGCTGCAGACCCGATGCGCGACGCCGGGCACCACGGCCATGCCGGCTTCAGTGCCGGACTGCGTTTCCAGTGCGCGCATCCGTCCGCGCTGCGGGTGCTGGTGGTCCGCCTGCCGGTGCTGTTCCCTGGCCTGCATGAGGTCATCGTCAACAGCACCACGCCCGCCGGACAGGCACGGCACGTGCTGACAGCCGAGACTCTGCGCGTGGTACTTGCGCCGTGA
- a CDS encoding MFS transporter, whose amino-acid sequence MALSQSLADAPALSRARRWSLLFTVAAGLLLVTLDNSVLYTALPTLTAELSASAGQALWIINAYPLVMAGLLLGAGTLGDRIGHRRMFLIGLVVFGVASLAAAFSVTAAQLIAARALLAVGAAAMMPATLALIGLSFHEERERNIAIAIWGSVAIVGAALGPIIGGWLLQHFWWGSVFLVNVPVVIVAFVATLLLAPEGQRDTSRPWDLLSSLLALAALSGLVLAIKSLIATPPSYGLGAAASVLALMAGAAFARRQQRLPHPLLDFAIFRNPAFLAGTLSAVFTLFAMAGLQLLTTQRFQLVAGFTPLQAGLLVSVAALGSLPSALLGGSILHRVGLRPLICGGLAAGALGVGVVAFGFPHGLGWVVAGMAITGFGMGSAISVASTAILNNVPAHRAGMASSVEEVSYEFGGLLAVAMLGSLGAAMYGAFLPVSADVPALAREGFAQAQQVAREAGPGEWFAGATAAYDRSYQIVLLVITAVLAVGAALIARLLRGRAGSREGAADRVK is encoded by the coding sequence ATGGCCTTGTCCCAGTCCTTGGCCGATGCTCCGGCTCTGTCCCGTGCCCGGCGCTGGTCGCTGTTGTTCACGGTGGCCGCCGGCCTGCTGCTGGTGACGCTGGACAACTCGGTGCTGTACACGGCGCTGCCCACGCTGACGGCAGAACTTTCCGCCAGCGCGGGTCAGGCGCTGTGGATCATCAATGCCTATCCACTGGTGATGGCTGGCCTGCTGCTCGGTGCGGGCACGCTGGGCGACCGCATCGGTCACCGTCGCATGTTCCTGATCGGCCTGGTGGTCTTCGGCGTGGCTTCGCTGGCGGCAGCGTTCTCTGTCACCGCAGCGCAGTTGATCGCTGCCCGTGCGCTGCTCGCCGTGGGCGCCGCGGCGATGATGCCTGCCACGCTCGCGCTGATCGGCCTCAGCTTCCATGAAGAGCGTGAGCGCAACATCGCCATCGCGATCTGGGGCTCGGTGGCGATCGTCGGCGCCGCGCTCGGACCGATCATCGGTGGCTGGCTGCTGCAGCATTTCTGGTGGGGATCGGTGTTCCTGGTCAACGTGCCGGTGGTGATCGTGGCCTTCGTCGCGACGCTGCTGCTGGCGCCGGAGGGGCAGCGCGACACGTCCCGGCCGTGGGATCTGCTGTCCTCGCTGCTGGCGCTGGCGGCGCTGTCGGGGCTGGTGCTGGCGATCAAATCGCTGATCGCCACGCCGCCTTCCTATGGCCTCGGCGCGGCGGCATCGGTGCTGGCGCTGATGGCGGGCGCCGCCTTTGCCCGCCGCCAGCAGCGCCTGCCGCATCCACTGCTGGACTTCGCGATCTTCCGCAATCCGGCATTCCTGGCCGGTACGCTGTCTGCGGTGTTCACCCTGTTTGCGATGGCGGGCCTGCAACTGCTGACCACCCAGCGTTTCCAGCTGGTCGCCGGATTCACGCCATTGCAGGCGGGCCTGCTGGTATCGGTGGCGGCGCTGGGCAGCCTGCCCAGCGCGCTGCTCGGCGGCAGCATCCTGCACCGCGTCGGCCTGCGTCCGCTGATCTGCGGCGGACTGGCCGCGGGGGCACTGGGCGTGGGCGTGGTCGCATTCGGTTTTCCGCACGGACTGGGCTGGGTCGTCGCCGGCATGGCGATCACCGGGTTCGGCATGGGCTCGGCAATCTCGGTCGCATCCACCGCCATCCTCAACAACGTGCCTGCGCACCGTGCGGGCATGGCGTCCTCCGTGGAGGAGGTCTCCTACGAATTCGGCGGCCTGCTGGCGGTGGCGATGCTGGGCAGCCTGGGCGCAGCGATGTACGGCGCCTTCCTGCCGGTATCGGCGGATGTTCCGGCACTGGCGCGGGAAGGATTCGCCCAGGCGCAGCAGGTCGCCCGCGAAGCCGGCCCGGGCGAGTGGTTCGCCGGCGCCACCGCCGCCTATGACCGCAGCTACCAGATCGTGCTGCTGGTCATCACCGCGGTGCTGGCCGTGGGTGCAGCGCTGATCGCGCGCCTGCTGCGCGGGCGGGCGGGGAGCCGCGAGGGAGCGGCCGATCGCGTAAAGTAG
- a CDS encoding ABC transporter ATP-binding protein produces the protein MSAAVIDVQDLRFAYGDRPVLEIPALRVDAGSSVLLRGASGGGKSTLLGVLAGVLRARQGRVDVAGHSLHAMNGPARDRFRADQLGVIFQQFNLLPFLSVRENIALGLRFSRLRRQRVGAALDEEIARLLQSLQIDPTLMGRPAGRLSVGQQQRVAAARALIGRPQVLLADEPTSALDRHAADAFVRLMTRQCQACGTTALVVSHDESLQPLFDRVIVLAEINHAGAAHA, from the coding sequence GTGAGTGCGGCGGTCATCGATGTGCAGGACCTGCGCTTCGCCTACGGCGATCGCCCGGTACTGGAGATTCCGGCATTGCGCGTCGATGCGGGCAGCAGCGTGCTGCTGCGCGGTGCCAGTGGCGGTGGCAAAAGCACCCTGCTGGGTGTGCTGGCCGGCGTGCTGCGCGCTCGCCAGGGCCGGGTCGACGTCGCCGGACACTCCCTGCATGCGATGAACGGTCCGGCCCGCGACCGCTTCCGTGCCGACCAGCTGGGCGTGATCTTCCAGCAGTTCAACCTGCTGCCGTTCCTCAGCGTGCGTGAGAACATCGCGCTGGGTCTGCGCTTCTCGCGGCTGCGCAGGCAGCGCGTCGGCGCAGCGCTGGACGAGGAGATCGCACGGCTGCTGCAGTCCCTGCAGATCGACCCGACGCTGATGGGCCGTCCGGCGGGCAGGCTCAGTGTCGGCCAGCAGCAGCGCGTGGCAGCGGCACGCGCACTGATCGGGCGGCCGCAGGTGCTGCTTGCCGACGAGCCCACCTCGGCACTGGACCGGCACGCGGCGGACGCGTTCGTGCGCCTGATGACCCGGCAATGCCAGGCCTGCGGCACCACCGCGCTGGTGGTCAGCCACGATGAAAGCCTGCAGCCTCTGTTCGACCGGGTCATCGTCCTGGCCGAGATCAATCATGCCGGAGCTGCCCATGCTTGA
- a CDS encoding TetR/AcrR family transcriptional regulator, producing the protein MRTSKRQRILDAAVNVINRDGVRAVTFESVAAEAGLTRGGLLYHFPSREALLRGIDEHLVHNWEASMEALLGKRASEATALERYQTFVRVSAQSATRAELMFMLESVDPEAGERPWSPAVQRWAPSPPPAGVVDPAALDNFVARLAADGLWIYEAMYEGQLDDAVRAQVAERIAGLLSPGR; encoded by the coding sequence ATGAGAACCAGCAAGCGCCAGCGCATCCTCGATGCCGCCGTCAACGTGATCAATCGAGACGGCGTGCGCGCGGTGACCTTCGAGTCGGTGGCGGCAGAAGCCGGCCTCACGCGCGGCGGCCTGCTGTATCACTTCCCGTCGCGCGAGGCACTGCTGCGCGGCATCGACGAGCACCTGGTGCACAACTGGGAGGCATCGATGGAAGCGCTGCTCGGAAAGCGTGCCAGCGAGGCCACGGCGCTCGAGCGCTATCAGACCTTCGTCCGCGTGTCGGCGCAGAGCGCGACGCGCGCCGAGCTGATGTTCATGCTCGAATCGGTGGACCCGGAGGCCGGTGAGCGGCCATGGAGCCCGGCCGTGCAGCGCTGGGCGCCATCGCCGCCGCCGGCCGGCGTGGTTGATCCTGCGGCGCTGGACAATTTCGTGGCACGGTTGGCGGCCGATGGGCTGTGGATCTACGAGGCCATGTACGAAGGACAGCTGGACGACGCGGTGCGCGCCCAGGTGGCCGAGCGCATCGCGGGCCTGTTGTCACCCGGCCGATGA